atgtgcagaagtcATGTAGAAATtgaagcctgcttcagcggggagggcgggatatcaattaaaaattattattattattaagatgcACACAGCCATTGTGCCATGTCCAAGAGGCACTCTAAGTAATGGGGGTACAACCTGTCTGTGTCTACAGATTGAGCCCCTTAGTGAGGTTTGCTCTCAGTTTATATAATAATTGGAGGGGTGGAGACCCTTCTGAGGCTATGATGACTCTTAATGGTGGTTGATGGGTCTTTCCTGGGAGcctgaatggattcccagttCAAGACAAAATAAGCTAATGACCCTTAATGTTTGTCAGGAAGGGCCATGATGGGTTTAAGGTTTGATATCAATTTGGTTTCGATACTCTGGGTGGAggagacagatggaaaataggTTTGTACAAAATGCTTTGCACATTAGCATAGAGAAAAGACGAGAAACCTATAGAAACCATTAAGAAGGCAAGATTAACTAGCAGTTGCTAGTCATAGCTTAAGGAATGAGATATATTTGGCTGGTGAACCCATTGTTTGACCCATTCCATTGCTGGGTAGAGAGAGGAAACTTAGCCTAGGGCTGCTGCTGTTCTGCTGAACCACAAACACTGTCTACGTGCTGTATTTCcattccagcatggcttctctctcttGGCCTGCTTTTTGCAATGAACCATGGTTCAGAGTGAAAGACTGGGGGATCCCATCTCTTCATGGGGTGCTTCCCCAGGTGTAGGCAGTGCCCCTGGGTAACAATTTAACCAGGCTGGCCCATAGATGACATGGAGCCAGCCAGTGCAGTGCCCCAAGGCTCCTGACAGCCATTGGGCAAAGTGTGGGAAAGCCTCCTCCAGCCCCTCTTAAGCCCATGCTGCAACCCAAGCCCTTTTCAGGTAAATCTCTGCCGTGTTTACCAATCAAAGCAGTATAAAGTACAGCCCCACCTCTGTCAAACATCTGGTAATGTCTCTGACCTTCATGACGAATAAGTGCTCTGGCCCAAAGCAGGCTGTCCTTTGCCCAAAAGAGATTTAGTGTGGCAAGATGGTCCAGTGTGTAATGGAAATGAATGATTCATTCTAATTTAAACAGAACAGGTGCCCAAGTTCCTAGGTGCTCTGAGTGGCACTCTTGAGCCCTAGTAAGGTTTTAGGGTTTCTGTCACAACATCTTTTGTTGTTGAGAAGTGAAGGAAGCTGCATTCAGAATGGGTCAGAGTCTTTGGTGGCAGAACTAGACTTTTGGCCAGGGAACATTCTGTTTTCCCTTGTATAATTTGGGGGTGGCCCAGAGCTGGGTTTGGGGTGCAGCTGCTGCCTGGGGACACCTTGGTGCCAGAACCAGGGTCAAAGGCACTAATCTAACTATGTGAACCTGATGTTATATTCTTATTAGTATGCATTGCTCTATTCCCAACACAGGCTCCTCATTGCGAACATGCCTTCTGCAATGCCTGCATTACCCAGTGGTTTTCCCAGCAGCAGACGTGTCCCGTGGACCGCAGTGTTGTGACGGTGGCTCACCTGCGCCCTGTTCCCCGGATCATGCGTAATATGCTATCTAAGCTTCAGATTACTTGCGACAACGCTGTTTTTGGGTGCACTGCCATTGTGCGCCTCGACAACCTGATGTCTCACCTCAATGACTGTGAACACAATCCAAAGCGGCCTGTGACTTGTGAACAGGGATGTGGGTGAGTGCTGCCAAACTTAGGCAGTTCCAGCCGCAGGCATTACCATATCAGAGTGCAATGTGTGGGCTCTCCAAAGATGTGGCCAGCAGTATTTACCACCGTGATCTGGAAAGACTAATAAGAAAGCCCATTAGATATATGGTCCAATGGAGATGGCTTTTATGATGCAATTGAATCTGGTAACATGAGGCTACTAATTTTTGGCCCAGTTTACTTGCAGCTTTGTTAACTGATTCTGatttattcaggggtcattttgtagaaaaataggtggcagagctcattagcataactcattagcgtatgctccccccagccaaaagcaacccagtgcaagaaaggagagccctgagcaagcgaggcctgatttggctgcctagagatccaaccagctagcccaagcaggcctcactcgcctggggctctccttggccgcctcccccccccagtcaaaaggccagcaagccatccactgcccaaaatcagtGGAGAaaaggaagtggagaaagggtgttgtgggcttctccaggggttaatgagggctgttgggggtgtggcaaaactcctggtggccagctggctggctgcccactctcctaatccatggattgttatgcagcttcacctactattcagtggacaagatagtcaggaagagggggaaccctcagaaaggttcaggaactgtgctcctgtgagctcctgctaaatctgagACCTGGATTTATTTCAGATCTCCTTAAAAAACCAAGTTTCTATTAAGAGATCTTTATTAACTTTTGTAGTGTGCTCCTTACTCAGTTCTGCTGATCTCTCTGTGCAGCTTGGAAATGCCCAAAGATGAGTTGCCGAATCATAACTGCATCAAACACTTAAGGTCAGTGGTTCAGCAGCAACAGACCAGAATAGCTGAACtggaaaagacttcagcagagcATAAGCACCAGCTAGCAGAACAGGTAACTGTTTCCAGTTTCCAAACATCTCAAATGCTTGAACTGTGAATGGCTATGTTTTAAGGGTGCTTTTCGCTTTTCTGAGCAACAAAAAATAGAATTTAAGACAACTGCAGGTGATTTGaaattattgtatgttttataaCAGACAtgttaactttaaaaaaacatgTTGAAACTAAAACATGCCAAGCACACACTTTTCAATACAAGTTAACTTTGGAGCATTAATGTAATCTATTGCTACAGGCTGATTGTGAAGTCTGCGATAACCATTATCTATAGGATAATGTACAAAGGGGTTGCAGTCGGGGCTGCGGTGATGAAGCCTCTGGCTCTTATTGGCTTAGTTCATCAAATTGCTTTAGAATAGGGGGTGGCAGCTGGTAAACTGCCAGGTCAAATGTGGCTTCCTGAGTGgtactatcagggctttttttaagcaggaaagcacaggaacgcagttccggctggcttggcatcagggggtgtgacctaatatgcaaatgagttcctgctgggctttttctacaaacaggccctgcacaaaacaatggtgatatcaggggatgtggcctaatatgcaaatgagttcctgttgggcttcttctaccaaaaagccctgctatccTTCAGTTGCTAATGCAGAGGCAAAAGGCCATATGGTGGGACTTGAAAATACCTTATCTGGGGGAGACAGAAATCTGGCTTGCAGACCTCTCTTCTCTGCATCCCTCCAGAAAAAAGACTAGTTGCTGACTTTGGCCTTAAAATATTGTAAATGCTACACGCCAAGGAATGAAATAACATGGAATATTAACATTCTTTCTTCTCAGGGAGCATAGGAGGAGGGTTAATGTTGGTGGTACGCTGAAGCCCAAGAATCTGAAGGAATTCTGTGTTTGAAATGCTGTATACCATTCTGTTTGCTTAGGCTGGTGTCTAGCTATATATGAAATCTTTGTTTAAAAGAGCCACATTGTAGGGTGAAGGGAGAACTGGATCTGTCAAGCAGGTGTTTTCCTGCATTAAATGCCCTGCTTTCTTTCACCTGATACATGCTGTGTTGAGAAAAACATATGGTTGACTTTGTGATCCCAAATGGGGAAACAACAACTTTTGAAGGAGTGGTGGGTGGGATTGCATCCAGTGAAACAGCACGGAGGAAAGGGTCAGACCCACTTCCCAGATTCAGCTTGGAAGAAAGGAACTGTTTCAGGTTAGAACTTTCTCTGTAAAGACAAGTTATGGAGTATTGGTCATCATTGAAGGTTGGGGAGGGCTTAATTTCAGAAACTGATTTGAAGAGCTTGCAGGGGGAAGTGGCAGGTTTATGTGTGATGTTGTGGTTGGAGCatcagactaggacctgggagaccaaGTTCAAATCTCCTGCTAAGTTGTGAAGCTCATCTGGTGACCTCAGAACTAGTCACTTTCTTTTAGTCTAACCTATCTATTAATCTGGACTAATTTTTATGGGTTCTCACACCAGTGGGTACACAACTGGCACTGTTTCTCAGGATCagacctgtagctacaggggggggCCAGGCCGCTATATGTAAGCTCCCCTCCCCTCTAGAGGGTCCCTCCATTCCCATGCTATTTCTCCCCCCCTGTACTTGAGTGAGAATACAAGAGAGAgcgacagcgagagagagagcatgagagagagtgCCAGcaagagtggcagagagagacaaagcacaagagagaacgagagagagagagcgacagcgCGTGAGAGAGCATGAGAAGAGAGTGACAGAAAGAGCAACAGAGAGAAAGCACTAGAGAGAGTGGCAGCGAGTGAAAGAAAGCACAAGTAGAGAAAGCGACAGCGAGCACGACGagtgagagagcacaagagaAAGTGACAGCAAGAGCGAGAAGCAAATGAGAGAGCGAGCACACAAGAGAGCAACAGCAGCAGTGAGAGAAAGCGCAAGAGGAGAGAGGGACAGCAAAAGAAAGAGAGCGacagaaagagtgtgtgtgtgtgtgagagagagagagagcgacagagCTGGGGCCGGGCAACTGGCCACTGGAAGAAGCAACCaagccccatgcccccccccaaattatatcccctgccccccccaaaaaaaaaattctggcttcGGGGCTGCTCAGGATTGTTGtaatgggggaagggaagaaggaaaaacatGCCTTCCTTGAAGGAAGAGCGAGAGTTTAAAAAGCAGTAGGTATAATAGGCTTTCACTTGGCACTCAGCCTTCTGTTTCTCAACTATACAGATAGCAAATCTTATGGGTCTAAAGCTCCAGGTTTCATCTCCAGGAGGCAGAAATCAGATCACCTGGAGCAAATAGCTGCTTTAGTTAGGGCCCAATATTAGTAACTTGCTTGTACAGGTTCTTTGGACAGAAGCTCTCTGTGTTAAGAGTGTAACCCTGAACTTGAGGAGGATCCTGTTTGTTATGAAATTAGATTCCAACAAGTGAGGGCCCGTGAAATTCAACTCTCCCTCATTGCTGAGCATTAGAGCCCAGTGGCAGCAGTTTCTGGTAGCCACTCCAAGCTCAGTGTGGGGGGAGATTTGTCTCTGTGCGGCCTGGCACAGCTACCAGCATTCTTCTCTGCTGCTACTGGCCACCACTGCAGTCAGACCGCAAAAGCCGCTGGGAATCCTctactgcagccaggctgcaacAACTCCTGGACATCCTCTTCCATTATGTCTGGGCCCAGTGCGACCACCACTGTGGTCAGGCTACAGCAGTTGCCAGGAGTCATCAGCTGCTGTAGCTGGGCTGATGTGGCTGTTGGCCTCCTTTAATGCTGAGGCCATGCCTGGCCTGGCTGCCCGTGTCCTCCACTGAGCTGTGGTGGCTCCATTCTGAACAGGTAAGATCATTGCCTGCAGGTGCGCAGACAATGCAAATATTTTGAGGcgtgctttttctaaaaaaaaataaaaactccatatattttaatgttgatttcagattttttttcaaacctgggagtgccccaagtttgcagaaaaatctgtttagcctCCGCGTGGCTCCCTGGAGTCAGCTGAGAAAATATTTCAGAATAAAGGAACAAAATTTCCCTTCAGACTTTAAGTtaaccaaggaaaggaaaggtcccctgtgcaagcactagtcgtttccaactctggggtgatgccactttcacgttttcactgcagacgtttttatggggtggtttgccattgccttccccggtcattacactttccccccagcaagctgggtactcattttaccaacctcggaaggatggaaggctgagtcaacctcgagcctacTATCTGAACCAGTTTCTGTTGGACCTGAACTCAGGTTAtggcagagggctccaactgcagtactgcagctttaccactctgcaccacggggctcttcaaaagTTAACAGACTTCAAAAGTTTCCAAGTTAACCAAGACTCAGCTACAAAAGTGGTTACTGTAATAGGGAAACCGTGTAACTGGGAGGAGAACTGAAGCTGAGAAGCAGTTCACTTTGTATACCAAAATATTTCCACAGTAGACTATTACCTTGTTAAATACTTgattttctgttaaataaacctttgttgttCATTTGcatctgtcttgtctgtccagTTAAATATCTATGAAAAATGATTTCTACTTACCTCATAAACAGTTAAAGTCTTAGTTGAGCAGGTTCTCAAATAAGAGACCTTTAGGGAGCTCGTAGCTTATATGCTACTAACCCTTTAATCAAAGCTTGTGTCCTTCTTTTTACCTGATAGGAGGTGTTTGAGATTTAAAGAATCCATAGGAGAGGCCAGAGCGTGGGTTTGAACAGTTTTCACTCCAGTGGGCAATTGTCTCAACAGTTCCCTCACCCAAAACTGCCACAACCTTTAGTACATATTTATTATTCCCCATTAGCATCTTTATGTTGTGCTCCCAATTGTCACTTGTTCGGAACTGGTCCACACCTTTTTAGCTTGAATGTTGTTCTAGACCACCACCACCCTACATAGCAGCTCAGTCCTCTCTTGTAATGGACAGATGTAGTTTGGGGAAATGTTTTAGCCATTTGAATAAAATCTTCTTTGTCAACTGCAGTATTTATCTGTCTGTTTCACATAGAAATGCCTGTGTATTTGTTTCTGCTGTTCTTGTCTTAAAAATTGAATTACTTGGTTTAGGTTTGCTAGGCTTGCAGTCTCTTCTGTGCATTTATCTTCAGCTAGGACTGCTTGCTTATTGGTTCACATCTTATTTTAATCATCATACTTTTTGTCCTGATTCCTGCAGAAACGTGACATTCAGTTATTGAAGGCATATATGCGAGCAATACGTAGTGTCAACCCCAACTTACAGAATCTGGAGGAGACAATTGAATACAATGAAATCCTAGAGTAAGTGCTGATCTCTTGGGCATAGGTGGGTTAGAAACTGGGTATTCTGAAGATTCAGGAGCTATCAGGCCAAAGCACATAAGAGATTGAAGTGTTCAGGAATAACTGAGAGGTGCTGTAGATATCAGGAGCTAGAAATCTCTGTGCCATGTGCTTGGGAGGGATTATTTATGTAGTGCAACTATAAGCCTCCTTCTGAAGACTTAAAGCAATGCAAAATAGGGAGGAGGATGGTTCATTGTACCAGTTGTGGAAAAGGAATATATACTTTGGTATTTTTTTGTTGTCATGCAAACCCTCATTGTAACATAGGGAGAACAACCTGTAAATTAGATGAACTATGCATCTCCACCTTTTTGATTTAAAACTACAGAGCGTTTGGGTATGGTTTGGCTAGCAGTATgggataatatttttaaaaatagcatacAATAAATGTATGGCTAACAGTGTTCAGGGTTAAATCTTTCTCCTGAATATAGAGATTATCTTAAAATATTATGCCTTTGGAATGGATTGCTTTTATGCAGGCATGGAGGGACATCAAATCCATTCCCCTTGCTTGCTAGCACAAAACCCCCAGGTGCTGCTTTTAGGCTTACCCAGCAGGAGGCAAGCTACCTGCACTATCCAAACAATCTGTAATGTCAGCTCCTTAAGAGTGTATCACACTAGGCAGAACCtttgtgatgtagtggctaaagtgtcagactagaatcctTGCtgtggtgactttgggccagtcacacacactcagcctactCCATCTCACAGGTATGctgtaaagataaaatgaaggagagaagaacaatgtaagctactCTGGGTCTCCACTAGGGAGacaaggtataaatgaattaagttaatattaataaattgcaggCAGGAAGGCATGGGTGATGGTTTGAACAGAGAGGTCTGTTTCTGATTTTGTAACTGAATTGTCTATAGATGGAATCAGGCAGAATGGAAAACTGAACTTCCAGGTCTGATTATgcctctaacagtgcaatcctaaacagaattacatccttctaaatggAATTAATTCAGTGAGCTTAGAAGGGCAtttctttgtttaggattgcaaacCTGTAAAATGCAAACTGTTCCAAGAAGATCTGTGGTTCGTTAGAGGTTTTTCAAAAAGAAGTTAAGTTGAAGCAGGCAAATTTCCTTGACAGATTGCTTGTCCTTCACTGCTTTACTTGTGCAGCACACAGCCACGGGAGATAACTGAGTGTTTTGTAAGGTACACTTTCCATTCATGCAATGGCCATTAGGTTTGATCAGGATTCTTGACAGAGAggcggtttggtgtagtagttaagagcagcagactctaatctggagaactgggttcagttccccactcctccacacaaagccacctgggtaaccttgggccagtcacagttctctcagtcaaaaaaaaaatctaacttgCCCCCTAAAGAGCTAgagtttcaggctgccagacaatattCAGATCTCCTGCCTATACTACACCCACtgccaaataataataaattaaaagtTCTTGATAAGCATCTAGAACACATCATGGTCTTCTTCAGTGTATTGGGGTTTCACGGCAGACACCTCAGGGACAgcagaaaatatttaaaattgttaagcAAACCTTTCTGCCTCATCTGATTCCATAGATCACTTCCCCGTAATAAATGGCAGAAATAATACTTCAGCACTATTTACAGAAGTTTTCTCAATAAACCTTCCTGGTTAATATTGTGATTTGGCAGACAACACAAGGTCACACATTGGGGGTGAAATACTGTTTAGGAGAGCAGACTTGCATCATTAGGTAAAACTGCAGATCATTGGCATATTGATATCTTTGCCTGTATTTGTGTTCTCACTCTTTGTCTTTATTGGGCTTCCAGGTGGGTGAACTCCTTGCAACCTGCCCGGGTGACACGGTGGGGTGGCATGATCTCCACGCCAGATGCAGTGCTCCAGTCTGTGATCAGGCGGTCACTGGTGGAAAGTGGCTGCCCCACATCGATTATCAATGAGCTGATTGAAAATGCCCATGAACGGAACTGGCCCCAGGGACTGGCCACCCTAGAAACTCGTCAGATGAACCGGCGCTATTATGAAAACTATGTGGCCAAACGCATCCCAGGCAAGCAGGCTGTGGTGGTGATGGCCTGTGAGAATCAGCACATGGGTGAGGAGATGGTGCTGGAGCCAGGCCTGGTGATGATATTTGCACATGGAGTGGAGGAAATCTAAAGACTTAACAGAGCTGATAAAACAATGtgcttgaaaggaaaaaaaaatgtatcatGTCCAAGCGCACTGATTGTGCCCCTGCTGTGCTGAACCAGGGCATTATTCTTCTCTAAGTTGATTTAAAGCATCACTCCTAATCATGCTGGGCAGGTGCCCCAGCAATGTATGCAAAATGCCATGCTGCAGTCACTCCTCTTTGTGGTACTTTACCTTGGTTGATGTTGGTTTCCAAATATTTAGGTAAAAGCACTCCTCTTTGTGCTCTCAAAAGAGCAGTGGTCTGCTGCTAATAGTCTTGGACCTCTAGAGATGACTCCATTGGCCCAAGGGGCTTAGTGTTCCGGTGTTGGGGCGTGACAGGCTTCTGGATCCTGACGTAAACGTTTTTCAAAACTGAAAGCTTATTCTTAAGACACGCCCCCAAGCCCCGGCAGTATGGTTTCTCTTGTCATTCTTTAAGATGTTTCTGTGCAGGCCACACAACTCTTCCATAATTTCTTACAGTACCACACTACGTTCAAGGGTTGGGAGGAGAGAACAAACATGAGAAAGCAGATTCCAAACGGGGGGTGCTAGAGATATGCCAAATAAAATACACATACTCGTAGTGATCTTTTTGGCATTAACAAATACCTTTGAGCCAAAAAGCAGACCCATTTGGGAGATTAATGGCGTACCTCATCTGGGACTCGTGGCCTTAGGATGCACATGAGGTTGCCTGCACTCTTCCTATGGGGAATGTCATTCTTTAGCAGTGTGCCGCTGCTGCCACAGGACAAAATGGAATTTGTTATTGCAGAGCCCAGCTGTACTGTCTCCTCCTTGTGCTCTTGAAACATTGCTGATGACAGGTGCTCTGCTGACTGCAGCCCTTTCTTGTAAGATGCAAGCCTCTCAGCCCCTTTGCTCAGCCTGACCAGAAACAGGCTTCTTTAAGTTTGTGTGTGCCACATGAGGCAGCCTCAGCCGtgctaaaaaaaaaggaaacagaagAAAATTAACCTTGGATGAAATTGTCTTGTCATTGTCTGTTGGTTGTTTTGACAAATCTGTGTGTGATTTTTGTTTTGACATCTTGATGACtgtgtttggtatttttgtaCTACTTTTTACCTTTGTATGTTTcccttattttattttaaatacagTGGTCAGGAATGTCTTCAGATCCAAATTCAGTTTTTCTAtcatatttaatttatttgcagTCTGTCTTTGTGTTTTTTTCTACAGCAACTTTCTTCTTTTCTGCTGCttaattttttccccttgcaTCTGTGCTAGAGGGGCAAGTAACAGATGCTTAATTGTTACCCTGACAGTACCTTCTGAACAAGTTTGCTTTAATCTCTTAGACTCCCTCAATATCCCAGCTGTGCAGAAAGTTGGGCCAAGACTGAATTCTGCTTCCCATGTTCTTGATGCCTGAATAGTTGTTTCAGTGCTGAAATTAGGTTGTATGACAGTTGTCCATAGCAACTGTGTCCATTGTAGAGCTTGGACCACTGTGCAAGCAGTTTCCTCTGCAAATGTCTAGGACAAAGAAAATATCAGTAGGGCTGAACTATCAGCAGGAATGTTAGCTGTGAGAGAATACTACCTACCTCTTCTTCCATGCTCAACCTGGATGCAATGGAATGCATAATTTGGAAGATCTGTTTTTTCCAACACATGTTGCAGGTGGCCTGGTTCCTCATTATTACCTTAATGTAGAGAAtccatgttgatctgaagatgGTTCTCACAAGTTTGAGCCTGCAGCCTGGTCCTCTTTTGCTGGGAAACTGAAAGAGAGGGAATCACCATAGAAAGATGTAGTTTTAAAACTCGGATCCTCTTAACACACTCCCATTAATCTCACAGAAGTTCCACATTTCCTATGAATAAACTGCATGAATAATGCTGCTTAGCTTTGCTTATGAATATACACCAGGCAAATACCATTCCCCGTTTCATTCTACGAGAATTGCTTGTGCTTAGGAGACTCTCTAAATCTGCAGCAGTCATTCAGTTTGGTGGCCTTTACATTTCGCAGATGTTTCTGTCAGTTTTTAGTGTTTTCAGCTCTACATTCTTATTTTTCCTGTCCTTCAGCTACCTGCTGTGCTGGTCTCCTTATTGTGCTCTTCTCCTCCATGTGGAACTTTTCTTTAGCAACTTAAGGCTCTCTGGTATGGTTACCAAGAACATTTTGGCTACTTCACCCAAACTGTCaaagttacttttaaaaatagCTCCTTGAGTttcatgtattt
This region of Heteronotia binoei isolate CCM8104 ecotype False Entrance Well chromosome 13, APGP_CSIRO_Hbin_v1, whole genome shotgun sequence genomic DNA includes:
- the RNF41 gene encoding E3 ubiquitin-protein ligase NRDP1, whose protein sequence is MGYDVARFQGDVDEDLICPICSGVLEEPVQAPHCEHAFCNACITQWFSQQQTCPVDRSVVTVAHLRPVPRIMRNMLSKLQITCDNAVFGCTAIVRLDNLMSHLNDCEHNPKRPVTCEQGCGLEMPKDELPNHNCIKHLRSVVQQQQTRIAELEKTSAEHKHQLAEQKRDIQLLKAYMRAIRSVNPNLQNLEETIEYNEILEWVNSLQPARVTRWGGMISTPDAVLQSVIRRSLVESGCPTSIINELIENAHERNWPQGLATLETRQMNRRYYENYVAKRIPGKQAVVVMACENQHMGEEMVLEPGLVMIFAHGVEEI